A window of Streptomyces sp. SAI-127 contains these coding sequences:
- a CDS encoding LacI family DNA-binding transcriptional regulator codes for MTDTGSRRRVTIREVAERAGVSMATASRALSGNHPVPAATRARVLRAARDLDYVANAHARALVGGGRKMAAVVVRQVTSPFYAQVAEGVEAEAADRGWLCVVGATGGDPQREMEFVQLMREEGARLVILVGGVVEDEAYRSRVTHYAQALDSSGARLVLCGRPAPDPDIPALVVEFDNEAGARAITGHLLSAGHRRIVFLGGLPGNTALDARVAGYRAALAEHGLPPAAARVVDCGLGRAAGLRAMAELLKETREFTAVVAGDDMVAAGALRAIADAGLGVPADISVVGYNDIPLAEDFNPPLTTVRTPAEELGRAAVRIALRDPEHAAGSRHLLGTHIVVRKSVAPPPTDGGLTPV; via the coding sequence ATGACGGACACGGGGTCCAGGCGGCGGGTCACGATCCGTGAGGTCGCCGAGCGCGCGGGGGTGTCGATGGCGACGGCCTCGCGCGCGCTCAGCGGCAACCATCCGGTGCCGGCCGCGACCCGGGCCCGTGTCCTGCGTGCCGCCCGCGATCTCGACTACGTCGCCAACGCGCACGCCCGGGCGCTGGTCGGCGGGGGCCGCAAGATGGCCGCCGTCGTGGTCCGGCAGGTCACCAGCCCGTTCTACGCCCAGGTCGCCGAGGGAGTGGAGGCAGAGGCCGCCGACCGCGGGTGGCTGTGCGTGGTCGGGGCGACCGGCGGGGATCCGCAGCGGGAGATGGAGTTCGTGCAACTGATGCGGGAGGAGGGGGCCCGGCTGGTGATCCTCGTCGGCGGGGTCGTCGAGGACGAGGCGTATCGCTCGCGCGTGACCCACTACGCGCAGGCCCTCGACTCCTCCGGGGCGCGGCTGGTGCTGTGCGGCCGTCCGGCCCCGGATCCCGACATCCCGGCGCTGGTCGTCGAGTTCGACAACGAGGCGGGGGCCCGGGCGATCACCGGGCACCTGCTGTCCGCGGGGCACCGGCGGATCGTCTTTCTCGGCGGGCTGCCCGGGAACACCGCCCTCGACGCGCGCGTCGCGGGATACCGGGCCGCGCTCGCCGAGCACGGACTGCCCCCGGCCGCCGCGCGGGTCGTCGACTGCGGCCTCGGGCGGGCGGCGGGGTTGCGGGCGATGGCCGAACTGCTCAAGGAGACCAGGGAGTTCACGGCGGTGGTCGCCGGGGACGACATGGTCGCGGCGGGGGCGTTGCGTGCCATCGCCGACGCCGGGCTCGGGGTGCCGGCGGACATCTCCGTCGTCGGCTACAACGACATCCCGCTCGCCGAGGACTTCAACCCGCCGTTGACGACGGTCCGGACGCCCGCCGAGGAACTCGGCCGCGCCGCCGTACGCATCGCCCTGCGCGACCCCGAACACGCCGCCGGGAGCCGTCATCTGCTGGGCACCCACATCGTCGTACGCAAAAGCGTCGCCCCACCACCGACCGACGGAGGACTCACCCCCGTATGA